One region of Salinirubrum litoreum genomic DNA includes:
- a CDS encoding ABC transporter ATP-binding protein, whose amino-acid sequence MPAQKPDRSAADDDATAPGDGTTPGETSASELVGEDLALGYPTTEDPVVECEKVLVPAGEVTALVGPNGSGKSTLLKALADQLAPESGEVLLDGEAVHRLDDDELARRLGLLSQEHESPASTTVEDLAYHGRYPHRGFFESLSEADHHAVDRAIDLAGVDHLRDTELGTLSGGQKQLAWIAMVLAQDTDVLLLDEPTTYLDLHHQLRVMEVVRTLNREAGITVGVVLHDIGQAARFADNLVAMKDGELYDWGPPTEVVTEDLLADVFRVDASVDTERDGGPHVAPHRALDE is encoded by the coding sequence ATGCCGGCACAGAAGCCCGACAGGTCGGCGGCAGACGACGACGCGACAGCGCCCGGCGACGGAACGACGCCCGGCGAGACGTCGGCGAGCGAACTCGTCGGCGAGGACCTCGCGCTCGGCTACCCGACGACCGAGGACCCGGTCGTCGAGTGTGAGAAGGTCCTGGTCCCGGCGGGCGAGGTCACGGCGCTCGTCGGGCCGAACGGGAGCGGCAAGAGTACGCTCCTGAAGGCGCTGGCCGACCAGTTGGCACCCGAGTCCGGCGAGGTACTGCTCGACGGCGAGGCGGTCCACCGACTCGACGACGACGAACTCGCCCGGCGTCTCGGTCTGCTGTCGCAGGAACACGAGTCGCCGGCCAGCACGACCGTCGAGGACCTCGCGTACCACGGTCGGTACCCGCACCGGGGCTTCTTCGAGTCGCTGTCCGAGGCCGACCACCACGCGGTGGATCGCGCCATCGACCTCGCGGGCGTCGACCACCTGCGGGACACCGAACTCGGGACGCTCAGCGGCGGCCAGAAACAACTCGCGTGGATCGCCATGGTGCTGGCACAGGACACCGACGTCCTCCTCCTCGACGAACCGACGACGTACCTCGATCTGCACCACCAACTTCGTGTCATGGAGGTCGTGCGGACGCTGAACCGCGAGGCCGGTATCACGGTCGGGGTCGTCCTCCACGACATCGGGCAGGCGGCCCGCTTCGCCGACAACCTCGTGGCGATGAAAGACGGCGAACTGTACGACTGGGGCCCGCCGACCGAGGTCGTCACCGAGGACCTCCTCGCGGACGTGTTCCGGG